Genomic DNA from Roseburia intestinalis L1-82:
TTTCAGTGATAATGTATCCATGGATGGCACCATATACTATGGCTATTATGTTCCGGTATATCAGAAAGGCGACAGCGGTACTCCGATCGGTATGGTGTTTGCAGGGGCGGAGAAACAGGAAATCTCCCACAGCGTGATACAGATCATTAATACGATCGTAGCCATCGTGCTTGTGGTACTTGTTATCTGTATCATTATCGTGGAGATCAGTGCAACCTCGATCACACGTGCATTAAAGAAAGGAATTGCAAATGTGCAGGAAGTGTCTGCCGGTCATCTTGACGTAGAGTTTGACAAGAAGATCTTAGGGCGGAAAGATGAAGTCGGAGATCTGACCAAAGCGATACAGCATTTACAGAAAGAACTGCAAAAGATCATTAAGGGAATCAAGGAAAGTACCGATATGCTGATGGAAGCATCCAATACTTTAGAGGATACATCCCATCAGACTTACGATGGAATGCGTGAGGTGGAGGCAACGGTAGATTCTATTACAACCGGGGCAAATTTACAGGCAGAGGATGCAAAAAAAGCTTCTGACAATGTAAAATATATGGGAAATCTGATCATTGAGACCGGCAGAGCAGCAGATGAGCTGAATGAAAGTGCAGATCAGATGAAACAGTCCAGTGATGCGGCTGTTGTTACGATCGATGAACTAAAACGAATCAGCGAAGAAGTAAAGGCAGCTGTTGCAACGATCGCGGAACAGACGAAACAGACAAATATTTCAGCACAGAGTATTCAGAAGGCATCGCAGTTTATTTCTGAAATTGCATCCCAGACGAATCTCCTCTCTTTAAATGCCAGCATTGAAGCTGCGCGTGCAGGCGAGGCTGGAAAAGGGTTTGCGGTTGTGGCATCTGAGATACAGAAGCTTGCAGAACAGTCTGATACGGCGAGTGGCAATATCGGCGAAATCGTAAATACACTGATCGGAAACTCCCAGCGTGTGGTTGAGACAATGGGCAAGACACAGGAGATCATTGAAAAACAGAATATGCATATCGAGAGTACGGAGCAGATGGTAAATGGTGTTATGGGTGAGATCGACGCATCTATTGAACGAATTCGCCAGATTGAAACACGTACAAAGAAATTAGAGAGTGCAAGAACAGAGATCATAGATGTCATTGATTCTTTGTCAGAGATTGCACAGCAGAATGTGGAAGGAACCACGCAGACAAGTTCATCCATCACAGAGATTACGGACAGTTTTCAGAATATCAAGGATTCTACCGAAAATCTGCGTAATATGGCGGATATGCTTGCACACAATATCAGACATTTTGATATATGATAAAAATATGGCCTTAAGCTGCAGAATATG
This window encodes:
- a CDS encoding methyl-accepting chemotaxis protein, producing MMKLTIRKKVLFCSLIPLLLLGGIILLIASTIVKGAIIDQVENSLKGTAIATQAAYDQNAGTYLQTENGDIWKGSYNISQSENLVDTIKQESGMDVTFFYGSQRIMTSAVDKNGDRILGSPAGDKVVEKVLNGGEEYFSDNVSMDGTIYYGYYVPVYQKGDSGTPIGMVFAGAEKQEISHSVIQIINTIVAIVLVVLVICIIIVEISATSITRALKKGIANVQEVSAGHLDVEFDKKILGRKDEVGDLTKAIQHLQKELQKIIKGIKESTDMLMEASNTLEDTSHQTYDGMREVEATVDSITTGANLQAEDAKKASDNVKYMGNLIIETGRAADELNESADQMKQSSDAAVVTIDELKRISEEVKAAVATIAEQTKQTNISAQSIQKASQFISEIASQTNLLSLNASIEAARAGEAGKGFAVVASEIQKLAEQSDTASGNIGEIVNTLIGNSQRVVETMGKTQEIIEKQNMHIESTEQMVNGVMGEIDASIERIRQIETRTKKLESARTEIIDVIDSLSEIAQQNVEGTTQTSSSITEITDSFQNIKDSTENLRNMADMLAHNIRHFDI